The following is a genomic window from Hyperolius riggenbachi isolate aHypRig1 chromosome 4, aHypRig1.pri, whole genome shotgun sequence.
TCAGCCACAATATTAAAACCCCTGACAAGTTAAGCGTATAAATTCTTGTTACAATGGCACGTATCTTTGGGTGGGCAATATAAGGCAGCAAGTGAACACTTAAACCTGGTGCACTCATTCCTTTTTTAATGTCCCAtttttacctcctccatgtagcatgagggccaacagattgtatACTATGCTCAGATTGCGTAGGTAATccttcctactacatggaagtggaaaaattggccagtgattggccaactaAATTTGGAatgttgtgtatgcacccttaattTTGTAAGATGTGGTGTTTCACCAACTTTGAGAGCCAAATTATTAGACCACAGTATCAAAGCATCTCCAAGATGGAAGCACTTGTGAGGTGTCCCAATATGCAGCAGTTAGACAACATTGGTATGTTAGGTATGCTATAGAAAGACAAGTCATGGGGGGCAGTAAAGACTATAACAGCTGGTGTGATTTTATGGAGGAGTTATTCTGGTACAAATTATTTAGAGTAACTGTATCCATAATAACAGtgaataaaatggcttttttttttctttctttccccccctccctataTTCATTCATAAATGATTTAGCCCACGTTTATTCTCCCCGACTTGCTTACTTTCTGAATTTTATCACAGGCGGCAATATCTTTACGCGGCCAGGCCTtctgcagcaggatcagccatataccgactGTATCcagtgcccaagtctaccggtggGCAGTTAGCTCGTACGCCACAGTAGGGATGTTGTGTTGTAAAGTTGCAACATACAACGCAACAAAAAGTGGTACCGCAGATTAGTGCTGCATTACTGTTGCattaagtaggtacagtaaagcatacaggcttttctgtacctggtaatgtgtgcttTTAGAGGTAATGCGCTACATGTTACAatataacgtcgcactgtgagtgGCATATAGACTTTTAATAGCAttgtggtaagctgcgttataagactttataccgCAGCACCGCAACGTTCTTCTGTGAACCAAGCCTCAGTTCTAAAGCCACTTCAAAACCAATACAGTTGGTCGTAGAATGCTTTGGGCagaattctgcaaaaaaaaaaaaaaaagctaggatAATCTTCGGGATGGCTGGTGCTACATTCCAATATACAGCTGTAGTACCGTGTGTATatactagagcagtgtttctccacCTGGGGCCTACGAACCCCTGGGGCTACATCGGCACCTATCAGGGGATTCCCCGGGGCAGCAGACAAAATGGCGGATCTTGCACCCCCAGGAGAGAAGTGGCAGGCAGTGTCCACAGTAAGGGGCGCAGTAACTTAGCCCTGTTCCCACGTGGACTCCTTTCGTTGGGCTCTCCTCCTCTCGCGTCCTGTTGCCCTGGTTACTCAGCAGTCTCTCATGACGTCAGAGGTGCTGCGGCTTATTCACTACACTATATATAGGGTCACATGACACAGTTGCCATGGGGATTGCGGGTGGAATGAGTGATTTGTGAGTTACACCCAGTCATTCCCGTCACACTACATTCTGGAGAGACACATAGTAGAGCGGCCCACATTCTACAAAAAAAAGCCAGATTGAGGAAAACTTTACACACCCCTGGTCTAGAATGAACATGTAGGTAAGTTCTATAGAGAAGTGGGTAATTACCAGTGTAACTATTACTGTACAGGTGCCATAAATTGAGAAAGTTTGGCGTTTTGCATATGTTCTGTGTGCACTGCGTGAGGCCAGCCATGTAAGGAAATAGTTGCACAATCCCCTTTTACCCATAGCACCTGGAGAGCAGAATAAACAGTCTGGTTACAGATGATTCCTTGATGTCTTTACTGCCCTGATCATTTTCCGCTACATGAATCCTATACAATGGCTCACTGACAGAACATACCGTTAGGTGCGTAATGACATTTGGACTCTTCAGAGTACCGTAATCTCTTCTTTGAATAATGGGTAAAAAGTGACTGGCGTTTCTAGAACAGTGTTTTCACGCAGTGTTCTTATCTCAGGATTAAAGGTTACTTTTAACTTGGAAAGACATTGAAACTGtgctcacaattttttttatgctgttttgAAGTTCAGCATTTATGTATGTCCAAGTCCACCAGCAGTGGATGGATGTGTAGTGTACATCCATAGGGGCCCATTTTATAAAGCGCCAGTGTAATAGTTCGCCAATCCTTGGTTGACAGTAGTACTTGAAAGCTCTCCTGTGCATTTTTCAGCAATATCAATATTCGACTAATGCACATGGCGGAAAATGCACAGAGGCACACAAGTGTGTTAGACTGTATTTTGAATGCCTAGTTGGTTGAAATACTAATTGTTGCTCACAAACAGTAAAATTCAAAGTCTCATGGTGATTGGCGCTATTTTCTTTTTGCAGAGGTGGTGGCCACAGACAAggaggaagtggcctttaaagacCTGGACTTTGCTATCCTGGTGGGCTCCATGCCAAGGAGGGAGGGCATGGAAAGAAAAGACCTGCTGAAGGCCAATGTGAAAATATTTAAATCTCAGGGTGCTGCTCTAGAAAAGTATGCCAAAAAGACTGTAAAGGTGAGTGGAGGCAGTGTGCGTTTAGGGAATACCTAGTGATACGCTCAAACACTGCTTGACTGCATGGTTTTCTCCCACGCTCCATTGTGCACCACACATCGCCTGCCATGGTGACTGAACACATTGTTAGCCTGGCAGCCTCATCCACAAAATGTCGCCCGAGGGATTCTATTCTGAAGTGTTTTCAGTACTATGCTTTATTTATGGGCACTggcaaaaatgtgttttgggtttttgtttttgttttttgtgtgaaaccagggctgtggagttcgtACAAAACATCCGActcctcctcagtttatgaaaccgactctgactccaggtacccaaaatgactcccgACTCCTTATGCTAGGAACACACAATACAATTGTTTTTGCTAATTTACCTGCCAAAACTTGTTTttctccaacatgtctgatctgaatctcGATCAatctttcgattttttttttccaaatgtttgtttaaatcattttttcgattgtttttaacctcttgacgaccagctaacgccgattggcgtaaactggtcatctgcgggttaccatggaaacggccgctccatcgagcggcctttccatgtcagttcacggagggtgtctccgtgaacacctggagagccgctgatcgcggctcgccggcaaaatgtaaacaggcggggaagaaatccccgctgtttacatcatacggcgctgctgcgcagtggcgctgtaaggcagatcggcgatccccgtcctctgattggccggggatcgccggcatatgataggctgaagcctatccttcaatgcgcaggacggaaatccgtcctgcgcagctcacagggggagaaggagggagcgcgagacggcggagaacgctgcggaggggggctttgaagagcccccccccgctaagcaaatgcagccggcggcgatcagaccccccccagcaggacatccctccccccccccagtggggaaaaggggggtagtctgatcgccctgctgcactcctgatcggtgcattgtatggtgtgtgtacctagcgtaagtttatgaaaccaccaactccaggtacccaaaattgctccgactcctcgactgactccacagccccgaGTGAAACATACTATCAAAAACGTGTTTGGGTataatggggaagggggggcactCACCAATCTAATACGCTTAATCCAATTTAATTATAAAGtgttaattaatttatttatttttatattaaacagTGCAACATTTAAAAGCCTTGACCTATAGGTTAGCCGGCTCACCCACACATCGCCCATCACTCACACAACACATACACGCAGGGAACAAATATGTAGCGGTGATCACCATAATACACAGGCCTGTGAATGTCCAACTGCACTGTGTCCATAACCTGCCTCAAACCCTCCAATGCTGAATGGTTATAATCTGTCCCAGGAGCGCAGCAACCATCACACGTTTGTATAGCAGCCAGGCAGTGTCAAAGCCAGCAATAGACAGATggcaagcagcagcagtgtgcatTCCAATCTTGCAAAGCTGAAGCAATAGCCCATCTAGTGCAGACAGTGTCAGTTGTAATGCAGGTATACTATAAccgatcagaggtagcggtatgctgcAATGTTATCATAGGTTCCAACAAGAGTCCCAGGATAGGAAGCTGGAATAGCATCCAAGAGCATGTATTAGCCCAACACACACTAGCATGGTGCTAGTAACTGGTGACTGCAGTGCATACAGCACAGAAGGGTGGTGCTTGCCACACACAGTAACCCAAATGCATCCAATGAGGCGACCCACTTGGGTGAGAGGCAGTAGTTGTGGAGGAAGGCCAGTGCGCGAGCTGGGGAGCCCCAGGTCAAACACGTATACTGTTTCTAATTGCGGGAAAGTACCCAGGGAGATGTTCTGGTCTGAATGAATTCATACAGAGGGTAGATTTATACCTTGGCTCCTGAAAGAGTGTGCAGAACAGAGAACAGCATAGCATTCAATACATAGATTCTGTGTTAATAAATCTGTCCATAGTCCCACAGTGTAATAAGGTATCTTTATACAGTATCCATGAGGTGACATGAGACGTgtaatgtacagtgcctagcacacaaataactatgcaacacAACACTGATAGAGCTAGGAATTATCTCCCAGATACTGGGTCTGAGAAGCTATATTCATcgccaaaaaaggaaaaaaaacaatctaGTATCTAAAAAATAATAAAGCTGAACAAGATTGCAGTATAGAAAAACCTTTATTTAATCGCATATAAATCGGTCAAATCACATACAAACCATTCAAACAACCGATAGAAACTCCTGAGTCCAGTGCACAATCATTGACAGGATTGATCAATACAACTCCCAATTGTACTGTCCTGACTGTGCTCGCTGGACGCCATGCATGCTTCCTCAGGGCGTGAGGTTTCCATGCATCCATTGCATGCGCTGGAGGGTAGGGAGGGTGAATGTGGAGCACGGCTGGTGAAATCCGGGAGGTGTCGCCCATTGGAGTATGATGCAGGCCAGTGCTGCCTGATGGGCGGGTGCTTGGGGTGTGGGAAGGGCGTGCCCTGGATTTATGGCGTTCAACATGGGGAAGACTGTGCCCCGCCCCTGATAAAGCCATACTTAACGGAGAAACCTGTTTGCCAATAGGGGTACTTGTGAGGCTGTCTAGAGCTGCTGACAACATACAGCTGATACTTGTGAGCCACCTTTGTTTTGCTGGGATTCACCATCCTATGTGGACATTGTTGTGCAGGATCAAGACCCTGTACTAGTAACACTATGGAGTGATAACTATGGCATGCTGTGTTTGCTGAACTGTTGCACTTCACTCACAAAGCTGATGCAGTTCAAGCTGTAAAGGATGCCTTCAATTTGGGCTAATCAACGATAGGATTTAGCCTGAATGATTTGTGGCTAGTTCTGCAGAATCCTATTATTGCTGAGTGCCGGATAAGTCCAGCCATTGATTATTCTGCTTTTGGGATCAGGCCCATACATTATAGGATTGTGGAGCTgacatcgtgtgtgtgtgtgtaccaaaaAGCTAAATCTTATATATATGGTTTCAATACTAAGCTTTTCTCCTCGTGTCATTCTTGTCAAATATTTATTATGCTGGGTAGACATGGTATGATTTTCTGtgcctgggttttttttttttaaattttttttttttttttttctgacccgaccgttttctgctcgattctcttacctTAACTCGTTATCGCTTTCCATTTACTTCTGAGAAATCGAGAGCAGAATCGATtgggagtaatatcggacatgagggattttatcaatcggatgcaTCTATCGCACAGAAaattgtacccagcattaaatagTCTCTTGGAGGACTAGTATCATTTTGTGATTATCTGAAAAtgccatctgttttttttttttttttttttttttttttttcctcctaactCTGAATGTGCATCTTGTTTGACTATCCCTAGTTAGTATTGGTCATCCGTTTTTTGGGTCACATCTGATCATTTTAATCCATTCCATGTGTCTGTATGATATCCCACTTGAAGATCTCTGGTGATGGGTTGGTACGCCTGGCTGTGTGTGGATGTACAAGAGGATGGGGCAAGCACCTGGAGCATAAATACTATATTTGCCTCCTTGTAGGTAATCGTGGTGGGCAATCCTGCAAATACCAACTGCCTGACTGCTATGAAGTCTGCTCCATCCATTCCCAAAGAGAACTTCAGCTGCCTGACCCGCTTGGATCACAACAGAGCAATGGCTCAGGTAAGGGAGGCtcaggtaacttaaagagaatctgtactctgaaattcttacaataaaaagcataccattctattcattatgtgctcctggtcccctctgtgctgtttctgccattctctgctgcaaacctggcttgtaattgccagttttaggcagtgtttacaaacaaactaaccagcttctaataggctcagctaagcagagtgtgttagtcacacagagcctgcagggggtgtgtacagcttctagctaatcacaagcagccctgcacattccagtctgactgcctcagcctgactgtgccgactatagagagaagattagatcatataacagagataacacagctactgtgcaattaggaaaagctgcagtaagccagaccacattagaaaaggcataggaacttatagcatagaagaaataaagataaacaatttgttacagagtctctttaactccgcAACTGGGGCTTGGCCATTCTTTTACAGTATATTGTCTTCTGGGGATTTGCCTCTCCTCTTCATCTGCTGTCTTGTGACCGAAAAAGCTGCACTGCAGCAGGTGCTGAGCCATGCTTGTGGATATTCATTTCATCTCTTCTTTTAATTTCAGATTGCAATTCGTTTGAATGTGGCCAGTGACCATGTTAAGAATGTGATCATCTGGGGAAATCACTCCTCTACTCAGTACCCTGATGCCAGTCATGCGGTCGTCAAGCTGCAAGGAAAGGATGTGCCAGTATTTGATGCTGTGAAGGATGACAGTTGGCTGAAAGGAGAATTCATCTCAGTAAGAAAAGAATACGAGATAAAACCCATTAACCCGTGTGTGACTGGGGCTTGAATTTATATTGGCGGTTCAGAATGTTAGTATGTAGATGTCCCTCAGTGGGCCATATATAACTTCCGTTGTACGTAGTGGCTTCAGGCACACATGCATAGAGATTTGCTTTCCACATTAACCTCTGCCAGTCTAGCATGGGTGATGTGGTTTACACAAAGCTCTGTGTAAGTCATCACTCCGCAGCAAGTAAAGTGCAACTAAAACTGGCTGTATTGATGGTTCTTCTTAGAGCCCAATTTTATGACCAAGCTCACTGTTCCATTCAGTCATTAGACAGCTGCTTTCAGACGTGGCATACATGCCCAAATGCAATAAGCAGCGGTAATTTGCAATTTTTATCTTTGTGCTTTTGTAAAGAGATGAAAAAgtcaacctgtcagatttctacctactgtaatgctgggtacacacggtacgattttccatgCAATGGATGCATCAGATATTACtcccgatcgattctgcgctcgctttctcatagaagtgaatggaaaaagataagaaaaaccagcaaagataagaaaatcgagtgCAGAATCTAGTGGGGAAAGAAATCTGGTCGGAAAATCATACCGTGTGTACCCGtatatgtgacagcaacatagggaaaaaatctcttcagagtaaaataagctacaAATAACttatttcctatgttgctgtcacttacagtaggtagtagaaatctgagtaTACCAGTAGTAGAAATTTGAGTAGCCCATCTTTTCATAGAGGGATTCTTTGTAAAGTTCTTTTCTAGGGAGTGCTTTTGGAAAGAATGAAAACATGTAGGCTGCtccccctacctgtttgcacacaaccaggggggggggggggggggtctaatttTGTGTTTTCCATACTGAAAGGAGCAAAAAGTGCTGAAACTACAGGATGGGATCCATAGTGATGCTGAGCACTAGCTAGTTACTCTAGTGATTGGTTGTAATCATTTGTCTAAACTGAAATATGTTGCTTTACCTTACCAGTCATTGTCCTTTATTTGAATTGTTTCTTTTGTAGACTGTGCAGCAACGCGGTGCCGCTGTTATTGCAGCAAGAAAGTTATCTAGCGCCATGTCTGCTGCCAAAGCCATCTGTGATCATGTCCGAGACATCTGGTCTGGAACCCCAGAGGTAATATTGGGCAGTGATTTCTGTGGGGTTTTTTGTTTGACAATGTTAAGCAATATCCAGATATGCATCCAGTACTTTAGGGTTTCATATATAAATGTATTGCTAATTATTGGGTCTGCTTTAGGGTGAGCTTGCAAATGGACACTGCAGGCTGTGGGGGCTTCtgcaacacacactgtacagaatGCATGTTCTGGGACAAGCGCTAGCCATGTGACACTAGTAAAGTTTAGCGTTGAGGCCAAAGCCTGACAAACAAGACGTGTGCAGTTTCTGTTCTAAAAACAAAGGGGCTCCTTTTTAAACTTGGAGATCTTTAGAGAGATCTTGTGTGCAGCACAATCCTTTACTGAGAAACCAGTATAGGGACTGATGGAGAAGGCTCATCAAGGAGAGAGGTAGATGAGTTCAGGATAGACTGTAGAGGTGCCTGCTTTAACTATTGCTAACCAGAGGAGGAAGTTGCTAGTACATGCAGTCATCATATCCCAACTAGATGGCATTTTACTTTAACTGTAGTTTTCAACTCTTGCAGATTTGAGTTTTGTAAGAAAGCATAGCTCTGAGGGTTGTCAAATCATCCCTTTCAATACTGACACATGTAAGTtatgcaggttctggggctaaTTACACATAAtctgtgcctaaactgcatctaactagcccagAGACCTGTATAATTCaggtcagtatttaaagggatgagttggcataaTTGGCTCTGACTCAGGAGTCAAATTTATTCTATTTGCCGGGTGTCAGCTGTCCACCTTCCATCTGTATCcctgccccctaaaggaagaggtcattggtcctagagaagcatcTATCAGGGaagtgcctgtgacctcttcctttagggggcaggGCTATGGACAATATGCTGCTACAAGCTGTACACCTGCAAGAAAACCTTAGAATCAGATGTTTTTGAGGCTCTTGAATGATGTACAGTAATGGTCCCTGGTGAGGGACCTTGTATTAAAGGCAGTACAATTGTGTGATCTTCGtgcatgtttaaagagaaaccgtaaccaagaattgaacttcatcctaatgagtagctgatactccctttcccatgagaaatctattcttaaatggatcatcagggagctctgtcaGCACCTGACAGCTCTAAGAtcctgacataacactgtgggagccttgttgcattgtgggaaagaacagctgtttcaactgccaaaaaaaaagcaagcggCATCTCATTCCAgtgacctcacctgccagcagtaaaaatgtcaccatgtgataaatgtctgaatgtaaatctgggagaggtaagattttgacaatgggcaaacactgactaaatcatttatgcataattattgtaacaacgaagcacttttattacattattttcactggagttcctctaacagTATATACTCTGCTACTGTCTTCATTTTAAGACTTAATATTTGTCCGGTGATAATTGCTTCAATGGTTTTGAGCATGCAGGCAGTGGCACCTCCACCCCGATCTATACTTCCTTGGGTCACTTATTGACAGTGTGTAAGGCAGAGATAATCAGTAGACTGCCTGAGCATCATATCCTTTCCAAAAGGAAGTCAGcagtgggtgtttttttttttttttttttttccctcattcaGTTGGTCAATATTTCCTATGTCTAAATGTGCAATTTACTGCATGACTCTGTGATTGTAAGATAAACTGCAAAGCAAATCAATGTATGCAAACAAAATTTTAGTAGT
Proteins encoded in this region:
- the MDH1 gene encoding malate dehydrogenase, cytoplasmic produces the protein MVSTLRVLVTGAAGQIAYSLLYGIAKGDVFGKDQPLALVLLDITPMMGVLGGVVMELQDCALPLLTEVVATDKEEVAFKDLDFAILVGSMPRREGMERKDLLKANVKIFKSQGAALEKYAKKTVKVIVVGNPANTNCLTAMKSAPSIPKENFSCLTRLDHNRAMAQIAIRLNVASDHVKNVIIWGNHSSTQYPDASHAVVKLQGKDVPVFDAVKDDSWLKGEFISTVQQRGAAVIAARKLSSAMSAAKAICDHVRDIWSGTPEGEYVSMGVISDGNSYAVPCGLMYSFPVAIKDKSWKIVEGLQINDFSREKMDLTAKELEEERDTAFEFLSLA